Sequence from the uncultured Draconibacterium sp. genome:
TTGAAATGTAACCACGTAATTGTTTTTATTCAGAACCATCTCGCTATTCAGAATAATTTCAAATAAGCTTTTTTATTCAAAATAAACCTATTACATTTGTTCTTGCTACGTGGAAAGATTTGAGATTGATTGCAACCACATGAAAAAAACGCTAAAACAATCGCATTTTTCAATATCAATCGAATATCCCGCAGTTTAAAATTTAATTATTAATGTACTGATTAACTTCAGTTTAAAAAGGGATTTTATGAATTATTTATTTACAAGCGAATCAGTATCGGAAGGCCACCCGGATAAGGTAGCCGACCAGATTTCAGATGCATTACTCGACCAGATTCTGGCTTTTGATTCGAACTCGAAAGTAGCCATTGAAACACTGGTTACAACCGGACAGGTAGTTGTTGCCGGCGAGGTAAAATCGCAGGCCTATGTTGATGTGCAGGAAGTTACGCGAAACGTAATTAACCAGATTGGTTATACCAAAGCGGCCTACCGTTTTGATGGCGATTCGTGTGGTGTTTTAACTGCCATTCACGAACAAAGTGATGACATTAACCGCGGTGTTGACCGTGAAGAAAAAACCGAACAAGGTGCGGGCGACCAGGGAATGATGTTTGGATATGCCTGCAAAGACACTGAAAACTATATGCCGTTAACGCTCGATCTGTCGCACAAAATTTTGCAGGAGCTTGCAGTTATCCGTCGCGAAGGTAAGGTGATGACTTATTTGCGCCCGGACTCAAAATCGCAGGTAACTGTTGAGTACAACGACTCGAATGAGCCCGTGAAAGTGCATACCATTGTGGTATCGACACAACACGATGAGTTTGATGCCGACGAGCCCATGCTGGCAAAAATTAAGGATGATGTGATCAACATTCTTATTCCACGCGTAAAAGCGCAATTGTCGGAAGAAGTGCAGGATTTATTTGGCAACGACATTATTTACCACGTAAACCCAACCGGTAAATTTGTTATAGGCGGGCCACACGGCGATACCGGATTAACCGGACGAAAAATTATCGTTGACACCTACGGCGGCCGCGGAGCTCATGGCGGTGGTGCTTTCTCGGGAAAAGATCCGTCGAAAGTTGACCGCTCGGCTGCTTATGCATCGCGCCACATTGCCAAAAACCTGGTGGCAGCAGGTGTTGCCGACGAAATTTTGGTACAACTGGCTTATGCCATTGGTGTTGCCCAGCCGGTGGGTGTTTTTGTAAATAGCTACGGCCGTTCGAATGTAGGTATTACCGACGGAGAAATTGCAGAAAAAGTAAAAGCTATTTTCGATCTTCGCCCGGCAGCTATTGAAGAACGCCTGAAACTGCGTAACCCGATTTATTTGGAGTCGGCAGCTTATGGTCACATGGGCCGCGAGCCAAAAACCATTACAAAAACTTTCGAGTCGCCATATAGTGGTAAGGTTACCAAAGAGTTGGAACTCTTTACCTGGGAAAAACTCGACTTTGTTGACACGATTAAAGAGACTTTCGGACTCTAGTTCCGAGGGTGAGTATTAATATACGCCGAAAGGACGGTACTTGTGCCGTCCTTTTTTTATTCATTTTTTT
This genomic interval carries:
- the metK gene encoding methionine adenosyltransferase: MNYLFTSESVSEGHPDKVADQISDALLDQILAFDSNSKVAIETLVTTGQVVVAGEVKSQAYVDVQEVTRNVINQIGYTKAAYRFDGDSCGVLTAIHEQSDDINRGVDREEKTEQGAGDQGMMFGYACKDTENYMPLTLDLSHKILQELAVIRREGKVMTYLRPDSKSQVTVEYNDSNEPVKVHTIVVSTQHDEFDADEPMLAKIKDDVINILIPRVKAQLSEEVQDLFGNDIIYHVNPTGKFVIGGPHGDTGLTGRKIIVDTYGGRGAHGGGAFSGKDPSKVDRSAAYASRHIAKNLVAAGVADEILVQLAYAIGVAQPVGVFVNSYGRSNVGITDGEIAEKVKAIFDLRPAAIEERLKLRNPIYLESAAYGHMGREPKTITKTFESPYSGKVTKELELFTWEKLDFVDTIKETFGL